One part of the Desulfuromonas acetoxidans DSM 684 genome encodes these proteins:
- a CDS encoding HAD family hydrolase, which yields MSAECRVVVFDCDGVMVDSRQANLAYYNVILRHFGEPEVDTGQKERAHLCHTGSSPQVFAGLLGEERLQEALSVASQVDYDQFIPQLKVEPGLREVLAVLSEKFPLAIATNRGSSMPRILEHFDLSGYFSEVVTHQDVARPKPFPDMLLEVARRLNVAVRHMTFIGDSELDLAAAQRAGCHFIAYQWEGGQRMDHHLQLPQLIGH from the coding sequence GTGAGCGCTGAGTGTCGTGTGGTGGTGTTTGACTGTGATGGTGTGATGGTTGACAGCCGTCAGGCCAATCTGGCCTACTACAATGTGATCCTGCGCCACTTTGGCGAGCCTGAGGTGGACACGGGGCAGAAGGAACGCGCACATTTGTGCCATACTGGATCAAGTCCCCAGGTTTTTGCCGGGCTGCTTGGTGAAGAGCGTCTGCAAGAGGCCCTGAGTGTGGCGTCGCAGGTGGATTACGACCAATTTATTCCGCAACTGAAAGTTGAGCCGGGTTTGCGTGAGGTGTTAGCGGTTCTGTCCGAGAAATTTCCGCTGGCAATCGCGACTAACCGGGGTAGCAGTATGCCACGGATTCTTGAGCATTTTGATTTGAGTGGTTATTTTTCGGAGGTGGTGACGCATCAGGATGTCGCGCGGCCAAAGCCTTTTCCAGATATGTTGCTGGAGGTGGCGCGGCGGTTGAATGTAGCGGTCCGGCACATGACATTTATCGGTGATTCAGAGTTGGACCTGGCCGCTGCTCAACGTGCCGGATGTCATTTTATTGCTTATCAGTGGGAGGGTGGTCAGCGCATGGATCATCATCTGCAGTTGCCGCAGCTGATTGGCCATTGA
- a CDS encoding STAS domain-containing protein: MNVAIEEHDHIVTLTLKEERLDAHNSSELKTQLLNLFEDGKVNIVIDLSPVRFIDSSGLGALVSGFKNASSREGGLKLCGLQSQVKSMFELTRLHRVFEIFPGTEEALASF; this comes from the coding sequence ATGAATGTTGCTATTGAAGAGCATGATCACATCGTCACACTCACCCTTAAGGAAGAGCGTCTCGATGCGCATAACAGCAGCGAATTAAAGACCCAGTTGCTCAACCTGTTTGAAGATGGAAAAGTCAATATTGTCATTGACCTCTCCCCGGTTCGTTTTATCGATTCATCCGGCCTGGGCGCTCTTGTTTCCGGATTTAAAAACGCCAGTTCCCGTGAGGGGGGACTGAAATTGTGTGGTTTGCAGTCGCAAGTCAAATCGATGTTTGAACTAACGAGACTGCATCGTGTCTTTGAAATTTTTCCGGGAACCGAAGAAGCTCTGGCCAGCTTTTAA
- a CDS encoding ATP-binding protein — protein MENQLEVDIKVPNQTKYLSLIGKIGEDVAYTLKKFNDNREDLAYHINLVLTEAMANAIKHANQNDPNKDVHISISLSENNLCIKVYDQGQGFDISEIRQIEAEPEDEHGRGIFLIHALMDTVTYNQCCNGHVLEMNKSLNGQSAAATADDDPCADHPPTDKQ, from the coding sequence ATGGAAAATCAACTTGAAGTGGACATCAAAGTCCCCAACCAAACAAAATACCTCAGCCTGATCGGCAAAATCGGCGAAGATGTTGCTTACACGTTGAAAAAGTTCAACGATAATCGCGAAGATCTCGCCTACCACATCAATCTGGTGCTGACGGAAGCCATGGCCAATGCCATCAAACATGCTAACCAGAATGACCCGAACAAGGATGTACATATCAGTATTTCCCTGTCAGAGAACAACCTGTGCATCAAGGTCTATGATCAAGGGCAGGGGTTTGATATCAGTGAAATTCGACAGATTGAAGCCGAACCGGAAGACGAGCATGGCCGGGGAATCTTCCTGATCCATGCACTAATGGATACCGTCACCTACAACCAGTGCTGCAACGGCCATGTTCTGGAGATGAATAAATCGCTCAATGGCCAATCAGCTGCGGCAACTGCAGATGATGATCCATGCGCTGACCACCCTCCCACTGATAAGCAATAA